GTACTTTATGTTTCATATCAGtataatgcccgttgaaccttcAAAAATATCGAGGATACTCCGGTGATACACACTAAGTGTATAAATCgaaaatccatcaattcatcatcatatacACTCTTTCGAGCCATTATCGGTATGCTCAATTGAGCTAAACGGTAAGCTTCGTAGAGTTGAAACGGTAAACCCCTAAAgactgaaacggtaagctctgaAGAGCTGAATGGTAAGCTCATAAGAGTTGAAACGATAAGCTCATATGGGCTACAgtgaatctgcaacaaatgctagAGCTCGACCAAATGGTAATCCTAgttacatgtcacttgtatcctatgaCTTTCTACGGTTCAAACGGGACTCATAAATAAATTTGAGCATATAATCAATAGGCATTTCAATTCtataattcatatatatacattcatacaATATTCAATATAGAAATTTCAATTATAAATataagtttgattctaattatacgaaatAACCTCAAGTTGCTCGGATATCAACTATCAACTACTCGTTAATCTTttacttcccccgatctaaactcGAACTCGACTTATTTTGGtctatatatattatcaaattcaacatattcacTTTCACATTCATTTTGTTTTAAATCCAAAAACATGTAATTAAGGTACTTTACAAACTAACCTTCACATTTTCACatcttcacaatttagtccctaattcataaaatcacaaaatacaccaaatttctttaaacataagcttagctgaattttcacatacctcatacaagcccacatatttcatttatttcacattttagtccctcaaaaactTATTTTCACAATTCAGTCTATTTtactcaattttatcaaaaaatcaaagacaaaatatactaatccaaaatatatcttttattttccatcaactaacttcacaaaacttaCAAAATAAACAATATTATAActtaaaatcatcatcaaaaacaaaaatttaagcatggggtTTATAAAACATCAAGAagcgatcacaaaaacgtagaaattatcaaaagtcTAGCaaattacataccttgattaatcAAAAtaagtgtcgaaccctaaaatttttttcttcttttcttttcttatgaATTTCgacaaaaataaacatgaaatgagctaattttcatgtttggtttaattttaattaacataatatgtattttactattttaaccttattaaaACATTAACATATAACATATAAGCTATGGATATAATTGTCCACTCACCTTTACAATGGTAAAACAACATaataaggacttccatattaaaaaaccatagctatttaatacctttaaaaaatagtactcaacttttacgcattacgcgatttagtcctttttaccgaattaagcatttaaatggtaaaatttcttaacgaaatttttatactatcattctatcatgctataaaccttaataaaataataaaataaatattttgactcagttaagtggttccaaaaccatttttccgatttgacctaaaaatgggttgttacaactctcccccttagggattttcgtccccgaaaatcttactggtaaaaagGTTAGGATACTATTTttgcatagcttcctcgggttcccacgtagcttcctctaTCCCATatttatgccaaagaaccttcacAAATGCTAtacgtttatttctcaattctttgatttctcGAGCCGGAATTTTGATTGATTCTTCACTATACGACAAATCAGATTGTATTTCTACATCAacaggagaaatcacatgtgacggattcGATCTATATTGAcgtagcatcgaaacatgaaaaacaattTCATACGACCCAACGAATCGCGGGCTTAACTTTCCTTTATGTACAAAATggagaattttcttccatggtgacactttcaagaatacacgATCTCCGACCTGAAACTCtatttctttacgtttcaaattcgCGTATGATTTTTGTCGATCTGAGGTTGCTTTTAAACTGTCGCgaatcattttcactttttcttctatttctctAATCAAttcaacctcgtgaatctttttctcacttaatTCAGTCAAGTATAAcggtgttcgacatttacgaccgtataaagcttcgtatggtgacATCTTTATACTGGTTtggaaactgttgttataagcaaattcaatcaaaggtaagtatttctcctagctaccttcaaactcgagaatgcaacaatgCAACATATCCCCAAGTATCTGTATAATTCCTTCGAATTGACAGTCCATCCGGGGATGAAATGCTGTgctgaaatttaattttgttctAAGAGGTTCTTGTGATTTCTTCTAGAATCTGGAAGTAAATCTCGGGCCTCTATCGGAGATAATAGACAGTGGTACACCATGCAATCGTACAATTTCAGACAAGTACAATTCAACTAATCTATCCAAAGAGTAATTCGTACGTACCGGTATGACATGAGCAGATTTCGTTAGTCTACCTACGATaacccaaattgcgtctttcttttttggagttaggggcaatcctgatacaaaatctattgtaactctatcccatttccattccagaatcatcactagctgtaataaacctgacggtacttgatgttcaacttttacttgttgacagattaaaaattttgatacaaactccaatatatctcgtttcattctcGACCACCAGTACAACTATTTTAGATCGTGTGTAGATAACGTACTTTATATTATGCAATTAGTAATCGATGTTGAATGAGTTGTGTAATTAATGTTACAAATATGTCCAAAGAGTCTTGATATGGTAAATTCCCGGTTGAACTCTAGGAATATTAGGATACCGAGGTCATGACGTTGGGgtatatgtgagccagtgtaagaccatgtttggaacatggcatcgacattgttatgaaagctagtgtaagactatgtttaggacatgacatcggcatctTACCCTTTTGCGTAAGGCTTCTTGGGTATCCTTTAATATTCCAACCAGTTCAACGGGTAAATTAAAGATTTTATCAAGATaagaaaagttatgattatgttcgaagtggtacaggtacctatacgaaactcatgagaaatgagcATCGGTTTATATTATATGAATAGTGAGGATGAAAATGAGGAAGTTATGCCTATgatcatatgaaaattttatgtaagTTTATAATATATTGTGCATGTAATAGTGCATGATTGATGTTAttacttatttacatgcaaacttactaagctttatgcttactccctttcctttccattttcttatagcatCGCCAAGCTAACTCAGGGATCAAAGGATGtggaggctcgatcacactatcaatcagaatatttggtatagttagatttatcattttgagtatggcatgtacaggAACTTGGTCTTTTTGCTAAGTGTCATATTGTTTTAGCCAAATATGTTGCCTAGTCATGAaggttgattcattttgtataaggccatggatgatggctaatatttattattGCTAAATGCATTTGATGAGGATTTCCATTGATGTAGTTATTGCATGGTTTGtattgataagtatgagatgttgtatgtgatagtaAATAGCTTAGAATCGATGTGTGGATGTTTGGTTATGGTTGTTttggttattattttatgttaggATTGAAAATGTTTGATGTGGTgcaggttggtgcaagtaagggtggcaaaaaggcttggtagatagctttgtttttgtccacatgggaagacacatgggcatgtgtctaggccgtgtatgacacacggtctgccccatgcgcttgtagtcaggccgtgtgtcccctacatctaaatttggaaaaatagaatgccagtagtaaccacacgggcagagacacagccgtgtgtctcaatcgtgtggtggacacggccatagcacatgggtatgtacccaggccgtgtgaagtctgtaccttAAATGCGAAATTAAAttcatcacacggcctagcacacgggcgtgtgccttggccgtgtcccctaaatggttgatgacgtcagaaatagaatgtcaatgtTTTAATACAAAtgctgagacacgggtgtgtcgtagccgtgtgagggacaagggccttggacacgggcgtgtgccaggctgtgtgaaaacccctataggttataattgtgaaataaatctaCACGAGCATTCAACGTGGCCAAGTTAAGAGGATACACAGACGTGTTGtccttccacacgggtgtgtgcccctggttgcattgaaattttttcaaagttttcaaaagtgtTCGGTTTATtcccgaaccatttccaaagcgtGTTTTAGGCCTTGTAGGCCTATATTAGGGACgttaagaggaagtttgaaagttttaaatttgagcgaaattttatggcctaaaAATGTttatatgcatgtgtttaagtccaATAACGCCTCGTACCCATCCCGGCgtaggatacgggtaaggggtgtttcaCATTAggctattgattttttttttttaagtttggttAGTAAGCTCCAAGTTATAATTTAACGATTGGTACAATGTATCAGTACCCATCGACAAGTAGAAAAACATACATTAGATCCAAGTAAGGGTTATTGGTGTAGGGTTACGAGGTAGAaaaacacccctatcccgtatccattaccggagtagggttacgaggtattaccgataaatacatattatttaacatacataactcatacatttatgcattcatactcAAATACCATTTAGTCAcaaacacattgtcccttataagggcctatgaggcattaaacatgctttaaaagtgattcaggactaaaccgataacatatgaaaattttggaaacttaaaaaaaatttcaaccatacaggggtcacacgccaatgtgatcaggccgtgtgcctcacacaactccaaacatgcccgtgtcttaggccgtgtggaaacaacgcatacatattgacttgtatcacacggctgaggacacgcccatgtgccaggccgtgtgaaaactagagggtatactgacttggccacacggccgaccacacgcccatatgtctaggctgtgtaactcactgacttgatttttaagcatcatcaagggacacacggccgtatacCGTGACCGCgtgttgcacacggctgagacacacgcccatgtctctgtccgtatggacaaaaataggctattggTAAGGCCCATTTTCCACCCCAACTTTAGTGTACCTATACAAGGCAAAATGTAAAATTTACATACACAAAGGGCAGCCAAAATCAATCCCAGTTCATGCACAATTCATGCTATTACAAATACAACCATTTCACTTACTTAAATATATATCAAAACAACATGATCTTTAACCTTAATTTatacaatatgtatatatataccaaCTTAATATTCACAACCGAAAACCATCCTCAACTCAATCAATTCATTCACTGTATTACATACCATTTAACTACCAATTTGACATGTAAATTCTTGCCACAATAAGACTTTTCTCAAGCTTTCATCCACcataattcaaataaccattttaACTTCCGTAATGTCTTGGTTACAACCATACCAAAGCAAACCATCTCACAAGCCATTATAAACATCTTACAAAAGTCATTAATAaccatttctaatagccaaacacatatcaatattaacatcatttacaagcgaaatctcatggctatagtcacaaccaaaataccacatttagcctatacatgccatataccataaatgtataattcaaaagtaccaaattaggtgtttgatagtgcgatgatgttcccgacgactcctggatccgagctagccttgattcactataaaacatagaaaaataacacgaagtaagcttcacagcttagtGATAAACatgctaatttgcatattttttgtGTTTGATTTGGTTTATCATTAAATTGAACCCTGCTAATTAAGTGTTTTTATGATCtaatcttgtcagggatgcaatcggtcaaaaacaagctaaaaagggccaaattgaaaaACAATCATTAAATTGGGGCCAAATAAAAAAGATGGAGAAAGCCAAGGAGTTATTGAATTTTgttgactttgtaaaaagccaaaaataggaagatattaatttatttttatttttattttattttaatttattaaattagttaggctagttttagtaaaccccatgtatataaataggggtatTTTGTTCTTTGAAAATCATCCACTACTTTtgtattcctacttcacattGGAATTTGATTATTCTCTCTTTTTCTATTtccatttggaattgaattattttcttccatttggaattgaattattttcttttctctttcaatttgACGTGGGAATTTTGTCCaccttatttcaatttctttgttttttctaaATTTGTCCAATTGCTTTCCAAGCCCTTTTATCCCCCAATTTCCTCCATTATCATACAAATTCAATCACCTTCCACAACTTACTAGCATGAATATAttcatgcttcactaaatttCATCTTAGCTCTAGGCCGGTGTTCTTTTCGGTCGAGAATCGTGAGATACGAATTCATGCTAAATTCCATCCAATCAGTATTCATTCttttcctaagtatcgggatTGACAACTCATCCCTTAAGTTTAACTCGATTACAAGTCAAAAAATGCACGTTGGGTTGGAGGAACGAGTCAGCCGTGCTGTATTCGGATCTCCAAGAACAAATCAAGGAAGAAGTGATCGGATTTAAACGACCTACGCGGTTGAGGCCATTAATttgagttgggttcttcagaacaCAAGGCTGCCGGAATCTTGAATCGGGAACGCGTGTATCTCAAttagataatcggtaagggttggtttgcaggtcaTACCAAAACTAGCTACTAGAGGAGGAATTGGTAGTTAAAACCttcttaactgctataaccagcttatcgttTGGAGGAAAAGACTAATTTTCGAGGATCGATTCTTGATACGAAATTTACCGAGTCTAAAGCTAAGGCTTATTTTATCTAttgcaaaattttgaatttattttctaatttatttaattaattatttatgttgtttCATTTATCTCATTTCTAAACACTTCAAAAACCCCCgatttacttttatttctaatttttacaTGTACGATTGGAGTCATGAGCACGACTATTGCCACGACCTTCGACACGACAAACAATCTGATCATAAGCTATACATGGAAGTTGATTATAACATCCAATCCTTGTGGACTCGACTCTACTACCAATCTTACTACTAATTAgagttattttgtaaaaattatttttggtgattttgacgCCCATCACTTGGTAAGCTCGTATATGAATAACTTAGTTCATCGAATAAATGCAAATCAATCAATTACACATGAAAAAACCATATACatattaactacaaacctttctcatgtctcaaaacatgatcaaatacaaactcatcgaactttcactatttaatactcgaataggttctgcacatacctgtatcacctcgtactaataacctctttctcaaccaaatcattcgtttacccattgaaccattcggaatagaaatcGGATACTTAGGATTCTagtacgataagtacctataccatggcccatagccaaatcaaggtaacttatccgaagaactattattatggcccaaagccaaatcaccCGATATGCATgccccgaagccaaatcggtaaaatacgcacccgaagtgctaatatcatggcccaaagccaactcaatgtatcacTTACTAACATATCAATAGTAtccaaaactattcttaaggttcaaccgggctttcacACTTTTCATTTCTATCATCGAATACATTCGTATAGtcgttttcacaattcatacattatccataatcctgttttaacaatttatgcaatattaaagcattttaacaaacatttataatgtaatcatcatatacgaacttacctcgtattcagaaTTGACGGATCAGGTTGACTACTCGATAACCTAgtctttcccccgatctaaatccaaattctttctttcttgatctatatgtattcaaaattaacttatttattcatctactcattcaattaatccaaaaatacacattttggcatttttacacattagcccctaaacttttgcatttaatcaatttagtccctatttcacaaatacacaaaattcacaaaattcaacaaaactcatgcttggccaaattataTATAGGTccttagcagcccaaaactttcatttatttcacatttcaaccacacaatttgcacatttctcaatttaatccttattatgcattttcatcaaaaaatcacttaacaaaacatgtaaaactatcatctagctttcatatttcaacattaaacatcaaagaacacatagattcaacaatggtgactcccaaaatctttaacagtttcgaaaTCTAAGGTACAGgttagctagaatacgaagcaacaatcttaaaaacataaaaatcatcaaaaaccgagctcaaaacacttaccaattaagctatGAAGATGTCGAACCCTAATATGCATAAAAATGGTGTTTTTCACCTCGGAATTTCGGCAATGGCAAAAAGAATGAACAGAAAtcatgttttattatatttttattaacttaattacataattacttatttacccttaatgaataaacataaaaatttataatgcaTGTCCATTAACACTACCAATGGTCTAATATTATCACAAggacttttaatttaattaatcatagcaattaagcactttaaacaaatagtatgcaacttttgcattttacgcgacttaatcctttttatcaaattaaccaaccaatcaataaaattagctcataaaattttcacatatatgaaataacatgctgtaaatatcgaaaataatattaaactaatttttcaacatcggatttgtggtttcgaaaccactgttctaatttagtTAAAACTGAGCTATTACACAATACTTGACAAATTTAACTATGACTAAGAAGCAAGTCcatatgtataataaaatttattatttataaaataaactaaaaaaattgAATCTGGTTTAAGTATTGTTTGtgagttttaaaatatatattttatttataaaagtattattttaataaataaataaatttcaccaaaaatgtgtactttttataatttatatgtatttttatcaaaatgaacttttaatttttttaaagtttttgaattttgaattataAAGAAGTAAAACTAAATTGACATTCTGTGAAAACTTGaaggttaaatttattgatttttttagaattaggacTAAATTTATAGATTTCATAAACTTTgaatgattaaatttattattatgccaaGTCGAACTAAGATAAGTTAGTAGCCTTTAACAAGTTCAATACTACTTAAAGTAAACATGAGTCTCCGATTTAAACTAAATCTGATTAACAGCTTATCTTTACAATGATAGCATGTTTGGTTGGTCGTAATACCTATGTATTATAGCTCAATTCAGCGGACCCATTATGAAACCATTGTTTGGTTGGGTGTAATAAGCTATTATAGCCCTATTCCATACAGCTTATTCAGGGCAAAAATGTTGTTTAGCATTCAGTGGTCTCCCCACAGAATGACGATTCAGGGAATGGGTGGGTAAGAAATTAGCTAAAGCTTTCAATTTTACCCTCACCATTATCCTTTCTTTTTGGCATCTGAaatattttcctttctttttcatgCTTCTTCCATCCACTGTAATATCAACAAATTCccaatttatcaatttaaacctTTTTTTAATCCCATTTCCTCCAAACCCAATCTGTATTTTCTCTTcttattcaactctttctatcttCAATATATTGCCACCCCACTTGCAGCTAACTAGAATCTTTCCTTCACCAAACGACTCTTCCTTTGAAACCTGAaaatcccttctttttttttttttggcttaaaCAAGTTtcgatttttttattaattattgatTTATTCTTATTGATAAAATTGGCACCTGAATCCTTAATTTTCAGTTGACCTACTTTCATTTATTCAACAAATTCCTTATCTTTCATGttttttaatcaaaatttgaAGAACCAATTAAAGTTTTTACCCAAAACCAATCACTACTCAGCTCCTATTATCTCCACCTGTTCAAACCCCCAAGCTTTCAAAGCTTTTGGATTCCTCAAAAATGGTAGTTTTGGTCACGTGGGATCGTTAAGGGAAGAAAATGAAGATGTGGGGAATGATCAAAAGATGGTTTTGGTGAAAAGGGGTATTTTGGTGGCAATGGTTTGTGGTGTATTGGTGTTTCGATGCAAAAGAGTTTTTGCTGTAGATGGAGTGGCTAATACTGGTTATGGAGTTATTGGGCAGTGCATATTGTTGTTGACGAATGCTTGGCCTAAGGCATCTATGATTCTTAAAGTGTTTAAGGAACAAGGTCTGGTTTTGACAGCTCTTTTGTGTCTTTCAGCTTTCTTCTCGATGGCAGAGACTGCTATAACTACATTATGGCCTTGGAAGGTAATGATTTCTTTGACCCTGGGTTTGATAGCTTTTATACTTATAAATGCATATTTGTTTTTATGGAAATCAACATGAATAGGATAGGGATTGTTGCAAGTTGAAAAGAATGTAAACGCTTTAGTCAGTTTATAAATACCGTATTATGTTACCAACTCTTTATGCCTGTGTTTGACACATATCTGGACACAAATATGTAGTATCATCGTCCAAATATATggaaaaaattcgaaaaaaatgaGTATACCTGTGTAAGACACGTACTTATATCCAATGCTCACTTATCTTAGCATCATAGattttgtcttttgattttcattTTTGTGACTGCCATGCAGATTTCTTGTTGACTTGAGATATTTGGCTTAAGTTAATATAAGATTAAATTTTGGTTTGCCATGTGAATATTCTATATGAACTCCATTTCTTATTATTAGTTTATCATGGTTGAATTTGGATGGTAATCATCTCTTTTAGATATGAGCTTAATCATTGTAACTTATAAAAAGAAGCAAGCTATTAATAGTGAGAAACAGAGGAAGAAAGATAGATGGAAGCACCTTAGAGTGAAAAGGGAGAAGAAAGGTGAGTGAAAGAAGGAAAACAAAGAAAGAGAATAATAGAGAAAAATAATTTATAGAATAAGCTAGAGAACAACTTAGAAGTATTTACTATTTCAACTATTAAACCTAAGTCTACATTGATTAAGTAGTATTGCATTTTGGTCAAGCCATCAGGCAAGCCTTTTGAAGTAGTATTGATTAAGTAGTATTGCATTTTAATTAAGTATTattgtatttttggatggtttATGTGATGAAAAAGCTATATTAGAACTGGATTGTAGAACTATATTTTTTTTTATGGTTTACGTTAGATTCGTGCTTGAGACATCTTATGGAGGTCAAGGATCAAAGTCTCGTAATGTTTGAGTTCAGTTAGGTTTTCATTTCAATTTCCCTTTTTAGTAGAACTTGTCTGGAGGTAGCATGGAATTTattctttgatttctttttccCTTTGCTGCTCAGAGTCATCTGTGActgcattttgttttattttgttgttgGCACCTGTGTTCAAGTCTTATATTTTACACTTCCATTGGCATATTTTTGGTGAATCCATTATTCACCAGGCCAAGGTTCAGTTGTTAAGAAagatattaaattttcaactaaaattttttagGCCAAATTTCTCTCCTCTCACCCTTTTCTCTCTCTTATTTTCCTGGTATTATAgtttattttcttgaattttacaTTGTTTTAATGTTGTAtatggaaatgatttaataacgATTGCTGCAAGAGGAGGGATGGAGACTTTGAAGCCTGCTTTATAGAGGTTATACATGACAAGGGCTTCTGCATATAGAGATGCTCTTAAGAGTTTCATAGAAGGATATGAAGAAGGTATCCAGCAGATCATGGATAAAAAGGAAGATTCTTCTAAAGCACATCAAGAAGGCAATACGAATAAAAATTCAACTTGATGGCTGATAAGTGCATAATCGGAGATGCATGTGAGTACTTCTCCAGCATACCTATTGTAAATACAAGTTTAGAGATTTGGTGGAGCTAGGTTGGCATGAAATCACAAGAATGATACATGTCTTGAGAATTTTCTTGTATTGAGAAAGTGACCTTTAGAAACTACAAATATAATGGGAATCTCCATTAACAATGGTGAAGCTATTTCCTTCTTGTCATTTGATGTTTATTAATTTTTGTTGTAGCTTAATATTCAACGTGCTTGAGCTTGGAGAATGTAAaagaacctgtaacacccctaaccccaaaccccaaaccgtcgccagaacaggactacgaggcattaccggatatatcagacaacttatggatattttacaattattataacattcatagtataattgaagaattatgtccctataatggactttcgaagcccaacccaagtattaaagtggaatggaacgggacttgttcgagtattcagagatttttttatttttttatttttacaaaaatttcgacagcatttcttcttaatttttacataaaacccccgtcaaattcaaacaaaaaaccaaactaatccaaaaccaatggcacgatcaaaaacaatttaaacctaaatatatctaaatcataatcaattcattaacatagtcatttaataactaaacattcataatattaatccaaattaactaataacttcattcatttttcattccaacttaataccaaattatataatataatatttaccattttatcaaactaataacaaaatgtggtataccattcttataaccaacattacaagtatatctatataacttatacaacacctagtacatgccactttcaattaagaaaaaaacgtcacccaaaatttctttgagtCGGGATCGTTCGATGTTGGACCGGGTACTAGACTCCTATTAACTGCATGACGGAAACAACCACACACTGAGTATTCCGTAcccagtggtattaccataattcaaattataatagcaataaagaattttaattaccaaacatgtaactatctaattcacaaatatcaattcattcttaaactttcattaattaataataacaatacaaTTTTTATCTATTCTTCAGTTTCCATCACATATTACATGtaacaatttcaatcactacatgaacattaagttcatgcctttcattttcaatctcaatttcaatccaCTATTCAACTTTTtcgtttctttcaatatttcaataatataatcaatcaatttattttaaatttctcattttagatattcaccctattaacaaatccGGACTTTGACaaatacacggat
Above is a genomic segment from Gossypium arboreum isolate Shixiya-1 chromosome 8, ASM2569848v2, whole genome shotgun sequence containing:
- the LOC108468152 gene encoding putative DUF21 domain-containing protein At3g13070, chloroplastic isoform X2, producing the protein MFFNQNLKNQLKFLPKTNHYSAPIISTCSNPQAFKAFGFLKNGSFGHVGSLREENEDVGNDQKMVLVKRGILVAMVCGVLVFRCKRVFAVDGVANTGYGVIGQCILLLTNAWPKASMILKVFKEQGLVLTALLCLSAFFSMAETAITTLWPWKGWRL
- the LOC108468152 gene encoding putative DUF21 domain-containing protein At3g13070, chloroplastic isoform X1 is translated as MFFNQNLKNQLKFLPKTNHYSAPIISTCSNPQAFKAFGFLKNGSFGHVGSLREENEDVGNDQKMVLVKRGILVAMVCGVLVFRCKRVFAVDGVANTGYGVIGQCILLLTNAWPKASMILKVFKEQGLVLTALLCLSAFFSMAETAITTLWPWKRRDGDFEACFIEVIHDKGFCI